From the Apis cerana isolate GH-2021 linkage group LG3, AcerK_1.0, whole genome shotgun sequence genome, one window contains:
- the LOC108002707 gene encoding protein PRRC2C-like isoform X5, whose amino-acid sequence MSTLSGLVSKGEKGKSKFQSLDINSLYRGESLEQHQQKNTLPRKHGMQSLGKVPSARRPPANLPSLKSEHSSNDPAVSLVPSGGSGWATTKESTTTTTTTTTTAVTTSDTSTANSSTAQCVAGTITTSLHPLLPGQQNTSQSSYSSDVNNKSSWSAIMSRSGDGTAVGSQQQSHQQQQQQTASRELNAQYGPGPSLRPQTEGSWIQGGSRTTSGAGIGTAGSGSGNSGVQGPPLNITGPGGHTDLSGGGRQNLVQSPNMGMAQGGPPHSSSNSVNALNSNSHQVGPNLHHYRGLIPPFMYRGNFSGGFPSQFPTNTSSSGPRPRFNYPSERFPPPSIRQQERERVPEEEIITRPIIKEEDLTRMDDISRDAGWAAHDDIDYNQKLTFSDDEPDPEPSKKDEKKDNKEEKIEENSTDDKEKTRDNRDNRDNHDNRDLKESRDQATHRSWTQSSLSRDYRGSNGSGSYSGVEDDEAWNERRRLKVVEVASAVERARQRKEEEEKRYQESTRQAAAKKLQDLEQKLKEKQANESKGLISVPPVPIPVPEWEREKENRERERSEGKDEKSLNIRELRESRDGPKDNRDSRDQLLSDFRQTDRQNFTRQDSNRNERERERDRDQRDIRDRELHASFSRYYKTNLPPRFQKQQAEKINAGLNRVSPNTERSTSQSVPFSQQYDPGRWVHNHSSLNDDRTPSRDYRGSLLRDDRYRHSTHRSYDIRKTGGYYDEYTRNCRDHDYDDRHSRDSWERERYFDDNKDRELKDNIESRDIREIRDNRNSRDVRERDNKDKKDYDNYLKDPFDNRDRDRDRDRERERERERERERERERERERERERERDRDRDRDRDCDQRERSESSEWREERIIQDRIIDNRRDTQREERIERNERPQRPDSRDSRASRESKTSLRDEDSHKLRDCTSWVNEVADYEENKRDVYHEDIREKEREKERRQPLGPVTKERIEADELKNEKRNLTQLKRASSDQDKKDQVKEPSLEIKKEMDVWNRKIDRVNENNRIIERGDNSPKAWADAVSPTFEKEEEKTLESIKNDKDSEDLKQNFDKLNLDKREDTLSEDVIIEQQVKEEKREKNIRNRTSSGGSSSRVRDSRGGRQWGSTYSVYARGWRGPETRGRRGGPRTAARPASARSGSYGHTDSENSADEISGSTESGKEEKKSVRSPKPSQKTEKEERNREAIISNRDEKRTDYCQSQRNEKRTYDNKVSREGFAPSGEPSRRGRGGSFRIRSTTTTGNRMEGYGPPSCKSPFSSERNIDEKQNSEKLRQNPSTPTPEKEINSLISSQNESTDDKIIAKQQALTAGITGKRAKSPNQQSQQTQQSCNKQDGNHTSNNISSQKIQVIRKDESRSKRTRSGSRRGRDNRELRYRGSGSNVSKQTSSDLGNEDWETTSENSEDHTEDHKESRNSRNKQFSARSNTGNNQNVVASNMHSRRNEQAGNNREQREKNVKSSNTASRAPGAEKRNLQNSSFANQKNHSNNIPPLIQTTQIQNGRSRNQTSGNSLSISNKSITKDTTVNRLDEIKLNDSNLVSQALNDINKRSQGKEKKPMIDCEMEINNCIEDVPNIIEDKVDSDGFQEVRSKKNVKESRHGSKEETKPAKREKEKDRERDRSKSKANGGSQQTSLQQVQNIPPLLGQTIPQPTNILQKQYDRTSRSQKLAPRFQKQRLAKQQQQQQQQQQQQQQQQQMCTSDANDTIKINNSSNNFGKDSSTGPAPPPSVNAWDKPFTTSQLQSNSPSTVSSDIQLIPGLSTQNEHGHVHSHEVNEQTNSGNSSQRNSPSGEKNVGKSLKDQLLEKSSVSDVSSPPVQTLIFENTNYSKTTKAGPSDLAVKTKFPNHMKTQQQRVEKRTDLEEESNTATTIQQQQQQSLPVAFSNKPNDLIKDKNQEPIQMPLSFNKNEDNADMKLDFTFDSDLSQLTEDKNKSLGMTRSIHMATGQNTISPSTAELNLKIASVKKVWENVPPMPTVVEHEDGNVVSTANTFPQAFESTDVDDSYSPHQQYNQNNMKNEITTSTNVCKLVPPQVKPQQQSSGSSSSQSGSTVPGPSSIGAGQSPIGHPPVSLQGPLSPPPFNSTGQPSHINYQEFPQYPGSQAAQYGSMSAIPSPPAVLFNTGSGQLPAQAGGLYGAFQLDQSRSPFTQYAPPYAPSLQNSFSQQNVYLQQPPPPPPHAPNAPTPDMYQSNLSQYRITAAAAPPFGQSQQLSNNPNTVLISSSSNSLMSASVKPSSQPIGAIGTKAPHFQAPSAPQPNPLTYIPYDPNQVLGVSGSYMGNSQLVQRPGPNVQASANSYYSATSADVFPGSQTGFYQPGGATQQTGTHYGLQGFGQHSQSLATGSATPVGLQNFSSGFLSSSGLQIAAAAAAQQFRNPTGGLPGPANAGPTFLSKHQPQEQPRQLKSPSGNQQDVLASVFSSTPQIPSPKSRNCKQQSSSQQPQPSPTQHHKYQQYQGVNQSTLILQQNIRGMGMPPRAGIQPSQQRYPPPIQRPVVPFTPGPNPNNPTQQQQPNCMQQQQQQSQINRHRSNLHQQQQQRNMKMQQQYYSGQGNVKMDTNEKTDSHNDKINDGNSAQQGSAKPNVNSQENDNKEEVNQQNE is encoded by the exons ATGTCTACTCTGTCAGGGCTTGTGTCGAAGGGGGAGAAAGGAAAATCCAAGTTTCAATCATTAGACATCAATAGCTTGTATCGG GGTGAATCTTTAGAACAACATCAACAAAAAAACACATTGCCACGTAAACATGGAATGCAAAGTCTTGGAAAAGTGCCTTCGGCACGGCGACCTCCAGCTAATCTGCCTAGTTTAAAAAGTGAACACAGCAGCAACGATCCGGCTGTCAGTCTTGTACCAAGTGGAGGAAGTGGTTGGGCTACTACCAAAGAGTCGACAactaccactactactacAACTACTACAGCTGTAACCACATCAGATACATCtact gCAAATTCTTCAACAGCACAATGTGTAGCAGGAACTATCACAACATCGTTACATCCATTACTCCCAGGGCAACAAAATACTTCACAGTCTTCATATTCTTCCGATGTAAACAACAAATCATCATGGAGTGCAATAATGAGCAGATCTGGAGATG GAACTGCAGTAGGAAGTCAACAACAGTCACAtcaacagcagcaacaacaaacAGCAAGTCGGGAATTAAATGCACAATATGGACCTGGTCCAAGTTTACGACCTCAAA cgGAAGGAAGTTGGATACAAGGTGGAAGTCGTACAACCAGTGGTGCAGGAATAGGAACTGCTGGTTCTGGAAGTGGGAATTCAGGGGTCCAGGGCCCCCCTTTAAATATCACTGGACCAGGAGGACATACCGACTTATCTGGAGGAGGTCGACAGAACTTGGTCCAGTCTCCCAATATGGGTATGGCCCAGGGAGGCCCTCCTCATAGTTCTTCAAACAGTGTAAATgctttaaattctaattctcaTCAAGTTGGTCCAAATCTACATCATTACAGAGGACTTATTCCTCCATTT ATGTACAGAGGGAACTTTTCTGGTGGATTTCCTTCTCAATTTCCGACAAACACAAGTTCTAGTGGGCCTAGACCTCGGTTCAATTATCCCTCAGAACGATTTCCTCCTCCATCTATTCGTCAACAAGAACGCGAGCGCGTTcccgaagaagaaattattacacgaccaattattaaagaagaagATCTTACTCGAATGGACGATATTTCTCGTGATGCTGGCTGGGCAGCACATGatgatattgattataatcaaaaacttACCTTTAGTGACGATGAACCTGATCCTGAACCTTCGAAGAAAGACGAAAAAAAGGAcaataaggaagaaaaaatagaggaAAATTCAACAGAtgacaaagaaaaaacaagagaTAACCGTGATAATCGTGATAATCACGATAATCGAGATTTGAAGGAATCCCGAGATCAAGCAACTCATCGTTCATGGACTCAGAGTTCTTTATCCCGTGATTATCGTGGTTCCAACGGGTCTGGTAGTTATAGCG GTGTAGAAGATGATGAAGCGTGGAACGAGAGACGCAGACTAAAAGTTGTTGAAGTAGCATCTGCTGTTGAACGCGCTCGACaacggaaagaagaagaagaaaaacgatatCAGGAATCGACTAGACAAGCGGCAGCTAAAAAATTGCAAGATTTAGAacaaaagttaaaagaaaaacaagctAATGAATCAAAAGGTTTAATAAGTGTTCCACCAGTACCGATTCCAGTTCCTGAATGggaacgagaaaaagaaaatagagaacGAGAACGATCTGAaggaaaagatgaaaaatctttaaatatacgtGAATTGCGTGAAAGTAGAGATGGTCCAAAAGACAATAGAGATTCGCGTGATCAATTACTGTCTGATTTTCGACAAACAGATCgacaaaattttacaagacAAGATAGTAATCGTAATGAACGTGAAAGAGAGCGAGATCGCGATCAAAGGGATATCAGAGATCGTGAGCTACATGCTTCATTTTCTCGATATTATAAAACCAATTTACCACCTCGATTTCAAAAACAACAggcagaaaaaattaatgctGGTCTTAATCGAGTTTCTCCTAATACTGAAAGATCAACTAGCCAATCCGTTCCATTCTCTCAGCAGTATGATCCTGGTAGATGGGTTCATAATCACAGTTCTTTAA atGATGATCGAACTCCATCTCGAGATTATCGTGGCTCTCTACTTCGAGATGATCGATATCGTCATTCTACACATCGATCTTATGACATACGCAAAACAGGCGGATATTATGATGAATATACTCGCAATTGTAGAGATCACGATTATGATGATAGACATTCTCGTGATTCTTGGGAACGCGAAAGATACTTTGATGATAATAAGGATCGGGAGTTAAAGGATAACATAGAATCTAGAGATATCAGGGAGATTCGAGATAATCGTAATTCTAGAGatgtgagagaaagagataataaggataaaaaggattacgataattatttaaag gatCCCTTTGATAATCGTGATCGTGATCGTGATCGTGATCGTGAACGTGAACGTGAACGCGAACGTGAACGCGAACGTGAACGCGAACGCGAACGTGAACGTGAACGTGAACGTGAAcgagatcgagatcgagatcgagatcgagattGTGATCAAAGAGAAAGATCGGAGAGTTCAGAATGGCGCGAAGAACGTATCATTCAAGACagaataatcgataatcgtcGAGATACCCAGAGAGAGGAACGAATAGAACGCAATGAACGTCCACAGAGACCAGATTCTCGCGATAGTCGTGCTTCTCGAGAATCGAAAACATCTTTACGAGATGAAGATTCACATAAATTACGAGATTGTACTTCTTGGGTAAACGAAGTTGCTgattatgaagaaaataaacgtGATGTGTATCATGAAGatattcgagaaaaagaacgagaaaaagaaagaaggcaACCACTAGGGCCTGTAACTAAAGAAAGAATTGAAGcggatgaattaaaaaatgagaaacgtAATTTAACTCAATTAAAACGAGCAAGTTCTgatcaagataaaaaagatcaaGTTAAAGAACCTTctttagagataaaaaaagaaatggatgtttggaatagaaaaattgatcgagttaacgaaaataatagaataatagaaagagGTGATAATTCTCCAAAAGCATGGGCAGATGCTGTTTCTCCGAcgtttgaaaaagaagaagaaaaaactttgGAATCTATTAAAAACGATAAAGACTCGGAAGATTTGAagcaaaattttgataaattaaatttagataaaagagAAGATACATTGAGTGAAGATGTAATAATAGAACAACaagtgaaagaagaaaaacgagaaaaaaatattcgaaatagaaCTAGCAGTGGCGGATCAAGTTCGAGAGTGCGAGATTCTCGAGGTGGTCGTCAATGGGGAAGTACATACAGTGTATATGCTCGAGGTTGGCGTGGTCCAGAAACAAGAGGACGAAGAGGTGGCCCTAGAACTGCTGCTAGACCAGCTTCTGCTAGAAGTGGTTCCTATGGACATACAGATTCAGAAAATAGTGCCGATGAAATATCTGGTTCGACCGAATCtggtaaagaagaaaagaaatcagtTAGATCACCAAAACCTAGtcaaaaaacagaaaaagaagaacgcAATCGTGAAGCAATAATATCTAATCGAGATGAAAAACGAACTGATTATTGTCAATCACAACGTAATGAAAAACGAACTTATGATAATAAAGTGAGTCGTGAAGGTTTTGCACCTTCAGGTGAACCATCTCGTCGTGGCCGAGGAGGCAGTTTTCGAATTCGAAGCACAACTACTACTGGTAATCGTATGGAAGGATATGGACCTCCATCTTGTAAAAGTCCTTTTTCTTCTGAACgtaatattgatgaaaaacaaaattctgaaaaattgcGACAAAATCCTTCAACACCTACtccagaaaaagaaataaattctttgataTCATCACAAAATGAATCTActgatgataaaattatagcgAAACAACAAGCACTTACTGCTGGAATAACTGGAAAACGTGCAAAATCTCCGAATCAACAATCTCAACAAACTCAACAATCTTGTAATAAACAAGATGGAAATCATACGAGCAACAATATTTCTTCTCAAAAGATACAAGTTATAAGAAAAGATGAATCGCGTTCAAAAAGAACTCGCAGTGGAAGCAGAAGG GGTAGAGATAATCGAGAATTACGTTACCGTGGCAGTGGTAGTAATGTATCGAAGCAAACATCTTCAGATTTAGGAAATGAAGATTGGGAAACTACATCTGAGAACAGTGAAGATCATACAGAGGATCATAAAGAATCACGTAACAGtcgtaataaacaattttctgCTCGTTCAAACACGGGTAATAATCAAAATGTTGTAGCGTCAAATATGCATTCACGTAGAAATGAACAGGCAGGAAACAATCGTGAACaacgtgaaaaaaatgtaaagtcTTCCAATACAGCATCTCGAGCCCCTGGCGCAGAAAAACGAAATCTACAGAATTCCAGTTTCGCAAATCAGAAGAATCATTCCAACAATATTCCGCCGTTGATACAAACCACTCAAATACAAAATGGAAGATCGAGAAATCAAACTTCTGGAAATAGTTTatcgatttcaaataaatcgataacaaAAGATACTACAGTGAATCGtttagatgaaataaaattaaacgattctaATTTAGTTAGTCAAGCTCTTAATGACATTAATAAAAGATCccaaggaaaagagaaaaaaccaATGATCGATTgtgaaatggaaataaataattgcattgaAGATGTTCCTAACATTATTGAAGATAAAGTTGATTCTGATGGCTTTCAGGAAGTTCGTTCAAAGAAAAACGTAAAAGAATCTAGACATGGTTCAAAAGAAGAGACAAAACCTGCAAaacgtgaaaaagaaaaagatagagaacGCGACCGTTCAAAATCAAAAGCAAATGGTGGCTCGCAGCAAACTTCTTTGCAACAAGTACAAAATATACCGCCATTGCTTGGTCAAACCATTCCACAACctacaaatattttgcaaaaacaaTATGATAGAACTTCGAGAAGTCAAAAACTTGCACCTAGATTCCAAAAACAGCGTTTAGCTAaacaacaacagcagcagcagcagcagcagcaacaacaacaacaacaacaacaaatgTGTACATCCGATGCGAATGATAcaatcaaaattaacaattcatCAAATAATTTCGGTAAAGATTCATCAACTGGTCCTGCACCTCCACCATCTGTGAATGCTTGGGATAAACCATTTACTACGAGTCAGTTACAATCAAATTCTCCATCAACAGTTTCTTCTGATATCCAATTGATACCAGGTTTGTCAACACAAAATGAACATGGTCACGTTCATAGTCATGAAGTTAACGAACAAACAAATTCTGGTAATAGTAGTCAACGAAATTCACCAAGTGGTGAAAAAAATGTTGGCAAAAGTTTGAAAGATCAACTTTTAGAAAAAAGTTCAGTTTCTGACGTATCTTCACCTCCTGttcaaacattaatttttgagaatacaaattattcaaaaactaCCAAAGCTGGTCCTTCCGATTTAGCAGTAAAGACTAAATTTCCGAATCATATGAAAACTCAACAGCAACGCGTTGAGAAACGTACAGATTTGGAAGAAGAAAGTAATACTGCCACTACCatacaacagcaacaacagcaaAGTTTACCTGTagcattttcaaataaacctaatgatttaataaaagataaaaatcaagaGCCAATTCAAATGCctctttcatttaataaaaatgaagataatgcAGATATGAAATTGGATTTCACTTTTGATTCTGATCTTTCTCAATTAACAGAAGACAAAAACAAAAGCTTAGGAATGACTCGATCTATACACATGGCTACTGGCCAAAATACTATTTCACCTTCTACAGCagaacttaatttaaaaattgcatcaGTAAAAAAAGTATGGGAAAATGTACCTCCTATGCCAACCGTGGTTGAGCACGAAGATGGCAATGTTGTTAGTACTGCTAATACTTTTCCTCAAGCATTTGAAAGTACAGATGTTGATGATAGTTACAGTCCTCATCaacaatataatcaaaataatatgaaaaatgaaataactaCTTCGACGAATGTGTGCAAG CTGGTTCCCCCGCAGGTGAAGCCGCAGCAACAATCCTCGGGCAGCAGTAGTAGCCAGTCTGGTTCAACAGTTCCTGGACCGAGTTCTATCGGAGCAGGGCAAAGTCCTATCGGACATCCTCCTGTTAGTCTTCAAGGACCATTGAGCCCACCTCCATTCAATTCTACGGGACAACCTTCTCATATCAATTATCAG gaaTTTCCTCAATATCCAGGCTCTCAAGCTGCACAATACGGTAGCATGTCTGCAATACCTTCTCCGCCAGCTGTATTATTTAACACTGGTTCCGGTCAACTTCCAGCTCAAGCAGGAGGTCTCTATGGAGCATTTCAATTAGATCAGAGCCGTTCTCCTTTCACACAATATGCGCCACCATATGCGCCATCtcttcaaaattcatttagtCAACAGAATGTTTATTTGCAACaacctccacctcctccaccGCACGCGCCAAATGCACCCACTCCGGATATGTATCAAAGCAATCTTTCACAATATCGCATT ACAGCAGCTGCTGCTCCTCCCTTTGGACAAAGTCAACAACTCAGTAACAATCCAAATACAGTTCTTATTAGCTCTTCTTCAAATTCCTTGATGTCAGCCAGCGTCAAGCCATCTTCTCAACCAATTGGAGCTATTGGAACTAAAGCTCCTCATTTTCAAGCACCATCTGCTCCTCAACCAAACCCA ttaacgTACATACCATATGATCCAAATCAAGTACTCGGCGTGAGTGGCAGTTATATGGGCAATTCCCAATTGGTACAGAGACCTGGTCCAAATGTACAAGCCTCAGCTAATAGTTATTATAGCGCAACTTCAGCTG atgTATTTCCCGGATCACAAACAGGTTTTTATCAGCCAGGAGGTGCTACACAACAAACTGGTACTCATTACGGACTTCAAGGATTTGGACAGCACAGTCAAAGTTTGGCAACTGGCAGTGCTACTCCTGTTGGACTTCAAAATTTCAGCTCAGGCTTTTTATCTAGTTCAGGTTTACAAATTGCTGCAGCTGCAGCAGCTCAGCAATTTCGTAATCCGACAGGAGGACTTCCTGGACCAGCAAATGCAGGTCCCACTTTTCTTAGCAAACATCAACCACAAGAACAACCTAGACAATTGAAAAGTCCATCGGGAAATCAGCAGGATGTTCTTGCATCAGTTTTCAGCTCTA caCCCCAAATACCATCTCCAAAATCAAGAAATTGTAAACAACAATCTTCATCTCAACAACCACAACCTAGTCCAACACAACATCATAAATATCAACAGTATCAAGGTGTTAATCAATCAACTTTG attttacaaCAAAATATACGTGGTATGGGTATGCCTCCTCGCGCTGGAATTCAACCATCACAACAAAGATATCCACCACCTATTCAAAGACCAGTTGTTCCATTTACCCCGGGTCCAAATCCGAATAATCCTACACAACAGCAACAACCTAATTGcatgcaacaacaacaacaacaatctcAAATCAATCGTCATAGATCGAATTTGCatcaacaacagcaacaacgaAATATGAAGATGCAACAGCAATATTATTCTGGTCAAG GAAATGTCAAAATggatacaaatgaaaaaacagATTCGCACAATGATAAAATCAACGATGGTAATTCTGCTCAACAAGGAAGCGCTAAACCAAACGTAAATTCACAAGAAAATGACAATAAGGAAGAAGTAAATCaacaaaatgaatga